One part of the Xiphophorus hellerii strain 12219 chromosome 17, Xiphophorus_hellerii-4.1, whole genome shotgun sequence genome encodes these proteins:
- the LOC116737097 gene encoding general transcription factor II-I repeat domain-containing protein 2-like codes for MHADRRLAFFVKMAKCKAKRKYDDEHRTFLEEWEDAYFFIERNGKSLCLLCDTTISHYKASNLQRHFSTLHANIDKDFPKGTELRKQKLSTLKSQVKRQSQMFQQLTKRGEAVTLASYKVAWNIARAKKPYNEGEFLKQCFVDLIDILAPDNKQLKDSITDLQMSRHTVETRISDINNALESDLHADLNACAYFSVALDESCDIQDKPQLAIFVRMISEDCVVKEELLDIVPLKDRTRGTDVKEAMMEVFKTANMSLEKLTAIATDGAPSMIGSVNGLVGLCKGDDLFPDFWNFHCIIHREQLVSKTLNLDHVMKPMMEIVNYIRTHALTHRQFKNLIADLDGDLPGDLPLHCAVRWLSRGKVVSRFLELLEPVKLFMAEKNKSYPQLSDPKWLMDLAFLVDMLSHLDKLNLDLQGKLKTLPDLTQSVFSFVNKVKLFKVHIQNGNLSHFPSLRSAQQKAGIRMNMGQYVKMLAQLYGSITSRFEDLQQKRPQIALLIDPFNAEADCLKSPLVTDEAASELEMIELREDDRLKSLLKEGPVAFWRVVPTEKYPCVKRAALKLLSMFSSTYVCESLFSTLKHVKSKHRSVLTDTHVKELLRVATTEYQPDLQRITRNKRCQKSH; via the coding sequence atgcaTGCAGACCGCAGACTTGCCTTCTttgtaaaaatggcaaaatgcaAAGCTAAACGAAAATATGACGATGAACACAGGACATTTCTGGAAGAATGGGAAGATGCTTACTTTTTTATTGAACGGAATGGCAAATCGCTCTGTTTATTATGCGATACCACGATATCACATTACAAGGCTTCAAACCTTCAGCGTCATTTTAGCACACTCCATGCTAATATTGACAAGGATTTCCCCAAAGGTACTGAACTACGGAAGCAAAAATTGAGCACATTGAAAAGCCAGGTAAAAAGACAGTCTCAAATGTTTCAGCAATTGACCAAGCGTGGAGAAGCTGTGACACTTGCATCCTATAAAGTGGCATGGAATATTGCCCGTGCTAAAAAACCATACAACGAAGGCgagtttttaaaacagtgttttgtaGATTTAATTGACATTTTGGCTCCAGATAACAAACAACTCAAAGATTCCATCACTGATCTCCAGATGTCACGAcacacagttgaaaccagaataTCAGACATAAATAATGCGCTTGAATCTGATCTACATGCAGACCTGAACGCATGTGCTTATTTTAGTGTAGCATTAGACGAGTCATGCGACATACAGGACAAGCCACAGTTGGCAATATTTGTACGAATGATTTCTGAGGACTGCGTGGTGAAAGAAGAGCTTCTCGATATTGTCCCATTAAAAGACAGAACTCGCGGCACTGACGTAAAAGAAGCAATGATGGAAGTATTCAAAACAGCGAATATGTCTTTAGAAAAACTCACCGCAATAGCCACGGATGGAGCGCCATCGATGATTGGTTCTGTGAACGGCCTTGTGGGCCTTTGTAAGGGTGATGACCTCTTCCCCGATTTTTGGAATTTTCACTGCATCATCCACCGGGAGCAACTCGTGTCTAAAACACTGAATTTAGACCACGTCATGAAACCTATGATGGAGATTGTGAACTACATCCGCACGCATGCCCTTACTCACCGACAGTTCAAAAATCTCATTGCTGACCTAGACGGAGACTTGCCAGGTGACTTGCCACTGCACTGCGCTGTAAGATGGCTCTCAAGAGGTAAAGTGGTTTCACGCTTTTTGGAGCTTTTGGAACCAGTAAAATTGTTTAtggcagaaaagaacaaaagttaCCCTCAGCTCTCAGACCCCAAATGGCTTATGGATTTGGCTTTCTTAGTGGACATGCTTTCACACTTGGACAAACTAAACCTGGACCTGCAGGGGAAATTAAAAACTCTTCCTGATCTGACACAAAGTGTATTCTCCTTTGTTAACAAGGTGAAGCTGTTCAAAGTGCACATTCAAAATGGCAATCTGTCCCATTTTCCTTCATTGCGCAGCGCCCAGCAGAAGGCTGGCATTAGAATGAATATGGGTCAGTACGTGAAAATGCTTGCGCAACTGTACGGGAGCATTACTTCGCGTTTTGAGgacctgcagcagaaaagacCACAGATCGCTCTTCTCATCGACCCTTTTAATGCAGAGGCAGACTGCCTCAAATCCCCGCTTGTCACTGATGAGGCAGCGAGTGAACTGGAGATGATTGAGCTACGCGAGGATGACAGACTGAAATCTCTTTTGAAAGAAGGCCCTGTTGCGTTTTGGAGAGTTGTGCCAACTGAAAAATACCCGTGTGTAAAAAGAGCCGCCCTCAAACTGCTGTCGATGTTCTCCTCAACATATGTCTGCGAATCCCTGTTTTCTACCTTGAAACACGTGAAGTCCAAGCATCGGTCCGTTCTGACTGACACTCACGTAAAGGAACTGCTCCGAGTGGCTACAACTGAATACCAACCTGATTTGCAGAGGATTACTAGAAACAAGAGATGCCAGAAATCCCACTGA